The window CCTCTAATGAATAGTCACGTTTTGTTTCCTAGATtgttaaaaatttagcattttagctctaccaaaagttactttatctattatacctaCACATATgttgcagcagtggatctattttaactATCAacgcaataaaataatataaacatcacaataaaataatatatccctacaataaaataatacatcacctacaataaaataatatatctcactacccaaaaaaaacaacCCAGCACCAtccacaaccacctctaccatcagccacacccacaaccaccactaccactaccaccaccaccagtagacacaaccaaaaaaaaaaaaaaatcaaacaccgtaccaccaaaccatagccacaacaaccaccatcgccaccaccacaaccatcaaacccacagaagaaaaaaataatcaaacatcATTCCCATATGaaaatgcatttaaaaaaaaaaaaaaaaaaacaaacaaacaaacaaactcaatCACAGCAAAGAGAATGGCATGGGTCTGATCGGAGGACTGGGCGGAGGTGTTGATCGGCGGAGTGAGGAGGATTGGGCGGCGTGGGTTTGATCGGAGGATTGGGCGGAGGCGTGGATCGGCGGCTTGGGGCTTGGGCCGGTGACGTTGAGGCTGGCAGAGGGGCGTGGATTGGGCGATGGGGCTTAGGGAGATCGGCGATGGGACTTGGCATGGGTCGGCAAGCTGAGTTGGTGGAACAGGTCGGCGGTGAGGGAGCTGGTCGGCGAGCTGAGGGATGAGGGAGATGAGGGAGGCCGGcgagctagagagaaaaaaaaattgaccggCGAGTtgagagctagagagaaaaaaaaaatgaccggCGAGCTGAGGGATGAGGGAGGCCGGcgagctagagagaaaaaaaaaattgatcggCGAGCTGAGGGATGAGGGAGGCCGACgagttagagagaaaaaaaaaatgaggaagaaagaagaaggaagagaagccgtagagagagagagagagagagagagagagagagaaaaggatagaaatattttaatgagagaggagagagaagtgtaataatttttttttttttttttagctttgagcTACGGTGCATATCTATATAGCACCACTGCTATGAGTGCTCTTACTTTGTGTTCGTTTAACAATATTCTAGAAAGTAGAGCTTTTGTAATATAAAggttgtgacttttttttttgagaggaaaggTTGTGACTTGTAAGTGTGACCAAGTACAATAAATAGTACTTTATAATTCTGGATTTATGAAACAAAAAAGGTGAATTATTGAGTCTTCTCCTAAAAGctgcaaatttattttttggcgtACATTTGGATAGGATGTATAGTTTTAAAGCTTTGATAATAAAGCTTTATCCAAAaagctttttaattttgtgtttagcaaattacataaaatagtgctTTATAAAGCATGAATAGTGAACTGTTTTTTAAGTTAAGTTTTGGTATAGTGTTTTTATGCATTGGATTAGAAACTGGGCCGAGATGTGGCCATTTTAGGACATGTGACATGCCTATCTCTCTTTTCGTGCACAGCAGCATTGGAGGTAAGTCAAGCCATTGTATTTATAGCTCTGaatttttgcttaaaaagagTTATAACTGAAAACTAATTCTCGGACACTTTAGAGCTCTCTCTCTTACTGCTAAAAGAGCTTTAAAGCTTTTAAAGCACTTTTGTGGCACACTCTAAAAGCAAGACATACAAATCTACCACTTACGAACCTACGAAGAGTTGGTAAAGAGAGATTAAGACCGTTTTTCATCTATAACTCACATTTATCCACCCACACCCACACGCAGACTCACCTCACCTATTGGTTATACAACAGATATTTATAGATTTTGAAATAGATAGTTATGAAAAGTTATGGAGCAATCatttgtttgaaatcaagaaaggCAACTCTCTATTATGAACTAGATTGAATCCATTATGAGCGTACTCAATAGATTGATTCGGTCTCAATTTCACACATCACATTGAAGTTGTTTTTGAGGAGCAGAGAAAGGTTAAACCAATGTCAAGATAATGCTATAGGTAGCAGCTTGTATTAGCATTCAAGAATGCTATAGATACATCCAATTTTACACTTAATTTCATACCTTGCTTAGTTATAAACTTATGAGGGGAGCTACATTACTTTCACATCATTGACATTAAACTTATTATGTGCTAATCTCAACTTGACAAATTAGTACGATGTGAAATTGAGTGTATCCCTAAACTCATTGAGGAGTGTTAGTCCAAATGGTAAATGACCACATGGGATATACAGTGACAAATTCATGACTAATCACTAATGCTGAAAtgacattttgatttctttaaaaatttagaaGTCTGAGAGATTGAAAAGCTAAAGAGGTGGGTTTTCTCATGGGTTCTCTAGACCATTTGGTAGAGTAGATAGGTAGATTGAGAATgttgtttgcatttttttttttttttttaaatatatgtgaatgaaaaaatgtgtaaaatcgTGTAATGttgcttaaaaattaaaaatatatgtttaaaatacTCTATCAAACAGGCCTTAAGTTTAGCCCAATTCGTTGGCTCACGGACTTGTGCACAAGATGTATGAACTGTTTAGCCCAATTCTGGATATAGATGCTTTATTCTCGGAAGAGGCTGGTACTGCTGTTAGGCTTGAGTTCCATGAGCTTCTAAGGAGCTTGGGTGATTCTGGGAGGGcaacatttttgaaatttagaaaTGCCATTGCGGCTAATGCATCAACAAGGCCTTTTTTAGGCGGTGGGATACACCCCCTCACTAAGTATGTCATGAATTACATCAAGACCCTTACCATGTACTGCAACACCCTCAATGTGCTTCTCAGGGACCAAGAAGCAGCTGATCCAAATCCAGTTGTTGGGCCAGAGAATGGACACGGCGTTTCTTCTATCACACATTGTCAAATGGCATGCCACTTTCGGTCAATCACAGCTACTCTAGAATCCAACCTCGATAGCAAATCCAAGCTTTACAAGGATGGTGTTTTGCagcatatttttttaatgaacaacttcCATTACATGGTCCGAAAGGTTAAGTCCGGTGAACTCAGGCTTTTCTTTGGTGATGAATGGATCAAAGAGCATATTGTTAAGTACAAACAGCAAGCAATGAGCTATGAGAGAGCCACTTGGAATTCGGTCCTTTCTTTTCTCAAGGATGGTGATAGTCCAGGGTTATGTTCAGCTTCAAAGGCAATTAAAGGCTTCACTATTGCCTTTGAGGAGGTATACAAGAACCAGACAGGGTGGTCTATCCCAGATCCTGAGCTCCGGGAAGATTTACAAATTTCAGCTTCGCAGAAAGTAATCCATGCATATAGGAGTTTTATGGGGAGAAAGTCTTCCAGTATCAGTGAGAAGTACATCAGGCATTCTCCGGATGATCTGCAGAACTATATCTTGGATCTCTTTAATGGCTCACCAAGAATATTGCAAAGTTCTCGCAAAAAGTGAAGTCTTCATTGTATTgaatttttgcattttcttttcatgtttcTTCATCCTAGTCATGTCATGAATACATGATGTATCTGTGTTTGTATTATATCAAATGTGTCAAGTTAAAAGTTCTCGTGCTGTCTTTCTTGTAAAAGGGTCTTGTTTTTCAACTGGGATTATAGGCCCGCATGAATATTCTTGTAAAATGGTCTTGTTTTTCAGTTGGGGTTATAGGCATGAATATGGCAAATCTATATTAACAAGTTTTGTCCATCatttgtagactttgtgttaaaacctcgctctctctctctctctcccttttgtgtgtgtttgtttctcaacgaaaaaataaataaattggtgaatttaatcacaaAAGGTgtgagattttcaattttttaataggAGGTAGAATGAAAATAGATTAGAACTAAACACAACCTGTTCTAATCCTAAAATAAATTACCGCTCCTTCCAAAAATTAAGCTATTAAGgatcatttaaccattataCTAACATAATTTCTATGGATTTTCAAGAGTAAGAATCTGTGTAAAAACACATATGATATCTCTATATTATTTACCTCGCTcagaaaatataaaacaaaaaaacaatactttttaaacaGTGGCAGCTCTAGGATTATTTTCTAAGGGGGtcaataagaaatataaattatagaaaatttaaaacaaaaaagaacttgaatatattgacatgacacacacaaaaaaaaaacacacacacacacacacacaaaaacccaaatacataaggtttcatattttaaaatcattgcacaatatttttattatcaatctTATGATctacatctctttcaatataCATAGCCAAGCAATTATTCATCCATTAATCtcttatttgattgatttatttcaaattttttaagatcaaacatgttttttttttttttttaactttgagATTGACAAATTTCTACTTTTGTTGTtggactttttattttattttttccagaTTTTGATCAAATTAGTTTGTTATTGggtttatgtgtgtgtttaaaaaGACCCAAATATTATTAAGAGTATCATATTCAAATTTGTTTCagttgagttttaaaaaaatttgagttcaggttgttcaaatttttattttaaagggtcaaataaaaaaattttaaataatatataatagtttttttttgggccaattCAGGgagttcatttgaaccccctagGCTTCAAGTGGAGCCGCCCATGTTTTTGAAGGTTCACAACTACATCAACTTGATATCTACCAAAACAGTCATTGTACGATGTTGAGACAACTTGCAAGGCATCTATCTTGTTGGGGGTCAGGCAGCATTGACTCTAGCTTACCAGTTTGCAGAAAATAAAACCCGTGACCCGCCAGCAATCATTTCCTCTGTGATGAATTGGTCTGGGGTTTGATTCATGCACAAGTTGGTTGAGTTTAGCTTAGAAGAATAAATAGGCATTTAATGCTAGAGAAAGCAGGTGGCTTTGAGGGCCATACCTATACATTTCCAATGATGAACAGAGACAGAGTACACGTTCATCAACTAAATAAGAGTTATACAATTCCAATGATGAACAGGGACAGATTTCACACGTTCATCAACAACATAAGAGTTACTATATTTTGTAACCATAAACTTTATCCTATACTCTTTtctacaattattttatgtagCAGGCTGTACAGATTGTTTGTTACTTTCATATTAatacattatcttttttttatcactCACAATCTGTCGAATCAGAATTGTGACAAAGTTATGACACAAAAGAATATGGTCTTATATTTTCTCATAAGATAATCATTATATGCATGTGTAGAAATCTTTAGTTGAGCATTTAAAGCCAATAGGGACCTGACTGTGAGGACTTATACTTTCCCCTGATGTGTACAAAGGAAGACTTCAAGAATCAAGACCTAGTCCAGGGAAAATTAAATACTCGTTTGTCATTATGCTAATAAAAAGCTGTGTTTTTTGGGAGGTCCCGTTGAAAATATGATCACGTTTTGTTTCCAGAAGATGTGTCATGAGTCATGACCACAATAATGGCTGCCTTAAGGTCACCCCATAATCATATCATATGATATGTGTTACTTTGTTAATTTGCCTCTAATGACTAGTCACGTTTTGTTTCCTAGATTGTTACTTTGTGTTCGTTTAACAATATTCTAAAAAGTAGAGCTTTTGTAATATAAAggttgtgactttttttttagaggaaagGTTGTGACTTGTAAGTGTGACCAAGTACAATGAATAGTACTTTATAATTCTGGATTTATGAAACAAAAAAAGGTGAATTATTGAGTCTTCTCCTAAAAGctgcaaatttattttttggtgtacATTTGGATAGGATGTAGAGTTTTAAAGCTTTGATAATAAAGCTTTATTCAAAAAGCTCTTTAATTTTGTGATTagcaaattacataaaatagtattttataaaGCATGAATAGTGAATTGTTTTTTAAGTTAAGTTTATGCATTGGATTAGAAACTAGGCCGATATGTGGCCATTTTAGGACATGTGACATGCCTATCTCTCTTCTCGTGCACAAGAGCATTGGAGGTAAGTCAAGCCATTGTATTTATAGCTCTAaatttttgcttaaaaagagTTATAACTGAAAACTAATTCTCGGACACTTTAAAGCTCTCTCTCTTACTGCTAAAAGAGCTTTAAAGCTTTTAAAGCACTTTTGTGGCACACTCTAAAAGCAAGACATACAAATCTACCACTTACGAACCTACGAAGAGTTGGTAAAGAGAGATTAAGACCGTTTTTCATCTATAACTCACATTTATCCACCCACACCCACACGCAGACTCACCTATTGGTTATACAATAGATATTTATAGATTTTGAAATAGATAGTTATGAAAAGTTATGGAGCAATCatttgtttgaaatcaagaaaggCAACTCTCTATTATGAACTAGATTGAATCCATTATGAGCGTACTCAATGGATTGATTCGGTCTCAATTTCACACATCACATTGAAGTTGTTTTTGAGGAGCAGAGAAAGGTTAAACCAATGTCAAGATAATGCTATAGGTAGCAGCTTGTATTAGCACTCAAGAATGCTATAGATACATCCAATTTTACACTCAATTTCATACCTTGCTTAGTTATAAACTTATGAGGGGAGCTACATTACTTTCACATCATTGACACTAAACTTATTATGCGCTAATCTCAACTTGACAAATTAGTTGGATGTGAAATTGAGTGCATCCCTAAACTCATTGAGGAGTGTTAGTCCAAATGGTAAATGACCACATGGGATATACAGTGACAAATTCATGACTAATCACTAATGCTGAAAtgacattttgatttctttaaaaatttagaaGCCTGAGAGATTGAAAAGctaaagaggggggggggggtttctcATGGGTTCTCTAGACCGTTTGGTAGAGTAGATAGGTAgattgagtaatgttgtttgcatttttttaaaaatatgtgtgggtgaaaaagtgtgtaaaatcgtgtaatattgtttaaaaactgaaaatatatgtttaaaatacTCTACCAAACAGGCCTTAAGTTTAGCCCAATCTGTTGGCTCACGGACTTGTGCACAAGATGCATGAACTGTTATTGCTATGGCCCAATATGGAAAAGGCGTATCTAGCCATTGGGCTTGCAACTATAAGAACGAGATGGCTAGCTAAGTCTGAACCCAAAGACGAGAAGGAAAATTGAGATTCTTGATTCTGGTGACAAATAGTGGGCATGGCTCACAAGCTGAATGGATGGACGTGAACAAATGCAAATGCCTTATTTATCACCCACTTTGGAAAGTAATCAATTTCCGTAGAAGCAATTAGCTCCCACAGAATGGATGAATTCCTTAATTACATGCTTGGGAAAGGTTTAATTACTagattatcatatatatatatataataaaactattGTTACACCAAGTCTAGTCGTATCAAACACATTCACCTAAATAATCTTCATGTGAATAATTACGCAAAATTTTCCACTGCACTTCACCAGCCCATCATTGTTTCACCAAGTCTAGTCAGATCAAACACATTCACTTAATCTTCACGTGAATAATTATGCAAATTTTTGCATTACACTTCATCAATCCGTTACTGTTGCATCAAGTCTAGTCATATCAAACACATTCGACAAACCACATACGCCAACAAATGCTACGGTTGAGACAAGTTATGTcctattaattatttatgtacTATTCAACTATGTATACTATTGTAACGTTTGTCCTATTACATACTTTGCTGCACATGAATTTTGAACACATTTGTACTACCCTACATCAGTCCCTCATGAGTCTCATCGACATAGTTCTTTAAATATTTCTACACATAACCGGCATTACCACATCAACCAATTATATAACAATTTGGTCTACCATTCATCATTCGTCAAGTTAACATCATGTACCAATTACTATTAAATGAACGAGCTTGATTTTTGGAAGCCATAATTATGATAAGTGGATACAAACAACAAGATTAGAAAACTTTTCACACTCGGATGAGAATTTCTCCAATTAGGGAAGCCACATTGACACTTTTTATTATGCACCAATCATAACTAAACTTATTAGTTGGGTGTGAAATTGAGTATCCCTATAGTAGTTGCATTGCACTCATCACGATAGTTACACGTGTCTATTTTTGGCCACGTGACATTATCTCAACAAGTCCAGTGCATCTAAGCCACACTTTTGTCGCTAAACTTATTGAGACAGTAGGCTAATCACGTGGAAAATGTATGATACTGTGTTTAGTTCGTTGCAGATAGAGAAGCACAAGAAAGCCCTGTCTTATGGAAATATGTACATTTAAAATTCTGGCGAGTTTCAACTGTCAGATTGATCCAAGCTTTAGACCTCTAAATTACACGTGAATACAATTAATACCCTTAAATTACTTGAGGATCAACTTGTGTCTAGATAGTCTGGCACAAACAAACATCTAGATTTAAGAATGCACTAAGCTATAATTTATGAAGTTGATCATGTGTTTGACAGTTAACATCGACGAATGACATCCTAATGGCTTATGTTAGGTGACACACTTGGAAGAGTCCGTGTAACAAATCATTTGATTCAAACTAGCACATAATAAAACATGAATGAAAGAGAAGCACATGTAACTCTACAATGCATACAACATGTAAAATGCACAACCTTCAGCATCCAACTCAATACTCAGACCATATAGTCTGTAGTTGGTCTATGAGAGTAGAAAAAACTTGATATCATCCATTTTTAAATGCCAAAACATGTCTTGTCTTCAGCTTAACAGCAAATTGATACATGATAATGAGTGACAATGTAAAGGTTCTTGTTCTTCAATCAAAGAAGTTGTCAAAATGcttcttttaaattataatgGTATCTGCAATGATACATTCTGGATTAAGATCACAAGCTGGTAGATGATGGTTCAAAGTCCCTCTACATGCCCAATGCAATCCATAGGTTATCATTAAGATGGGAAAAATGTTCAGACACCCCTTGAACTTTCAAGTAGTGGCCACAACACCCCTTGAACTTTAATTTTGGCCAATTTACTCCTTGAACTTTAGACACCTGCCAAATCAATACCTCTGTAACTTCTGTTATTAAACTAACGGTAAAACTCATGTGAGAGGCACGTGGGAATGAAAACCAAAGCTGAACAGCCTGAACcgttgagagagagggagaaagtcTAAGCTCAGTTTAGGGAGAGGGGAGATGATCCAACCAGAAGTCCATCAACTACACTACATATACCACATTCACTATAGAAGAGCCAAGTAAACAGTTAATAATAGTAGCCCAGCTTGCACTCCCCCCAATTAGCTCACAACCATATGGTGCCAAAGTAAATTCTCATCAACAAattcatcataataatatacTCAAAAAGATTAAGTTATTAGAAATGCATCAAAATAAACTAGAATTATTATCAAGAAATTTCAAACCCATCTAAAATCCTACCAAACAACCAACTCCTCTAATGACCATATCCCTCTcaggcatttcatcaaacagcTATGTAGCATACTTAAAAAGCATTGCATTTTACATACAAAGAGCAGTGAATTGGAAAAACAACCAACTACGGGCATTTTACCACAACCAAGCCTACCCAATCCACCACAACCAGCTAtcaaaccaagaaaaaagaatcGCACAAGGAGAACTGGAAAAACAGAgagcagcaaaaaaaaataaaaaaagggaaagagaaaaatataccaGGGTGAACAGCCAGTGAGACGACGGCGGAACTCCGGCACCAGAGAAGGGATACCGAGGTGGTTATGGACTTCTGGTTGGATCATCTCCCTTCTCTCTAAACTGAGCCCAaactttctccctctctctcaatgGTTCAGGCTGTTCAACTTTGGTTTTTATTCCCACTTGCCTCTCATGTGAGTTTTATAGTTAGTTTATTAACAGAAGAATAACAGAGGTATTGATTTGGCAGGTATCTAAAGTTCAAGGAGTAAATTGGCCAAAATTAAAGTTCAGGAAGTGTTATGGCCACTACTTGAAAGTTCAAGGGGGTGTTTAAGCATTTTTCCCCGTTAAGATCGCAAGATGAAGAAACCAAATAACGGCTGAAGAAATTTTCAATACTAGATGAATGATAATTCACATGCTGAATTCACTTTTCTATATTCTATAAGATGATGTAACTTTTTCCTCTATAAGATCTACGATTATCGAGTCAAATCCTTTTATCTGGCTGTAATTTTTATGATGTCTTTGTTTCAACTAAAACTCCATGTGAGTGCATTTCTCTTGCCCCAACACTCTTCCAATTAAAGCTTTAGTATATCGATGGGCCTTGTCCTTCAGAAAGTTATACATAAATAAGGATATAAACTAatcattgcattttttttataagtaataaatttcATTGATAGAGGAAAACTAATACAAAAAGCCAATGCACACAGGACGTGTACTAAGGTAAAATGAGAACAAAACAGAACTAAGAACTATAAAGACTACATCTATCGAGCAAAGCAGACAAAGAAGTAGGCTAATCATTGCATTCTATAGGAAGCTAGCTCAAGCAAGAGGCCACATTATGTTCTGcagtaaattattattaatacatACATGCCACATAATCATAAAATATTCTAGAAATTTATAAGATGCCAAGTTTTCATGGTTAATATATGGCAATTAATGCCATAGATTATCCAAGTGGTTATAGTTTAGTTGTATATTTGGagataaaatttcaaacatGTAAAGAACAAGCTTGAAATACGAAACCATATTGTCTTCATATCCATTTAGTGCAGGTACTGTGCATCTATGTTTCCAATTTCCACCATGCTGATTGCGCTCAAAAGTGGTAATACAAAAGAAACATGAAAGAAGCAATACCTTTAATATGAATGAAGCTGGAATAGAGAACCAATAGTCAATCTCATTGGCAAAATCACTGTGGCAGAACATCTGATTTATTCAGTCAGTGATAACAAGGTCTTAAGGTAATTCCTCTCTTAACCCCAATTGCATCAGGCCCATACCAACAGTAGTACAAAGCAAAGCTTCTAAGCAACTGAaacttcaccaaaaaaaaagcaaaaagaaaaagcttttCTGCCCCTTGAAATAAGAGTCTTCTTCCAAagattttcatatattttgtaATGCTTCTGTTACTCCGTGTCCCaacttttcttttgttgcaTAAATAGGG of the Quercus robur chromosome 10, dhQueRobu3.1, whole genome shotgun sequence genome contains:
- the LOC126704127 gene encoding exocyst complex component EXO70E2-like, whose translation is MYELFSPILDIDALFSEEAGTAVRLEFHELLRSLGDSGRATFLKFRNAIAANASTRPFLGGGIHPLTKYVMNYIKTLTMYCNTLNVLLRDQEAADPNPVVGPENGHGVSSITHCQMACHFRSITATLESNLDSKSKLYKDGVLQHIFLMNNFHYMVRKVKSGELRLFFGDEWIKEHIVKYKQQAMSYERATWNSVLSFLKDGDSPGLCSASKAIKGFTIAFEEVYKNQTGWSIPDPELREDLQISASQKVIHAYRSFMGRKSSSISEKYIRHSPDDLQNYILDLFNGSPRILQSSRKK